The genomic stretch GTTGGAGTTTAAATCAGAAATACGATGATACCGTAATGCCGTTGCGCGTTGATAATAGTGGAGAGCGTAGTGGTGCATGCTGAGGAGTTCATAAGCTTGTCCTAGACCATACCATGCTCGGTAATCCTTTCGATTGACGTCTGGAGCAGGATGTCATCAAAACGGAGTAATTACAGCCAGCAAGGAATTCGCACCCACGGCACGACGATATGCTTCGATAGCAGCATGTGAGTTTTTCATCTCGACGTACTCGTGCCCCATCAAAGTCCAAGCAGAGAGGTAGGTCCGATCAAGTTGCGTGGCTCTCCTGAAGTATTTGACGGCTTTCTCATGTTCAATACGCAATGAGTAATGATTTCCTATAGTCGCGTTGCTTTCAGGGTCTAAAGGCGTTCCAAGGCGTCGGTAAACGCACCAATGAGACAGCAAACTTCTGGCCGGTCTTTATCTAGAGCCAAAAATTCATGAGCCAGCTTTGAAAGCTTCAGATTATTGCCGGTTACGTAGAGAATATTGGAGTAGATATCGATGTCATCAATACGATGAGGATCAATAGCAAGAATCTTTTCGAACTGGACAACGGCTTGGGTAAAATCTAGGAACTTGATGGTCAGTGAAACCCAATGATACACCGAAAGTTTGCCTACCGTGCATATGATACAACACACACGCTCGTAGTCCCATTACCCAGACACTGTTGGGAAAGAAATCCGGGGTTAAGAGTCGATCGCAAAGTtgaatttcattttcagaaGGGTTATGGAGGTCGTTCAATGTCTTGATTTGGAACATCTGAATTAGCGGATGATCAAGTGGTAATGGAATCAGTGGCAGCAAGGAAGATAGCTGTGGGAATTGTTAGTGGTGGTCAGACGACGTATTTTGAGAATAACCTCTTCACTGTCTCCGATGCAACTGGCTAATAAGGTCCACGCTGACCAATTCCACTTACAACCTGCTATGGAAAGCAGGACGCTCTCAATAGCTTCTTCTCGCCTTGACAATCGAGACAAGAACAACGCTTTTCTGAAGCCATGCCTCCTTTAGTCCAACAGAAGTGCCTTATCCAAATGTACCCACAAGAACAAAAGCCAAGGATCATTATCATTTTTTACAAGGTCGTAAAGTTTTTCCAAGGATAAATTGGATGGTGTTGGAGGTTGGTATCTATTGCCTGAAAAGTTTGTTTAAAATTTGCAATTATAAAACAGAAGATAAATACAAGCTTACTATCCAACTTGTGCCAGTCCCGTTGCGCGTCTTTTTCTGTAGCCTTTGGATGATCGGGTCGAAATATATACTACAAGGGAATGGGGCCAGGATACTCACAATGAACTGACAGTATAGTCTGAAGAAATATCCTTTGGAACTTTTGCAGTCATTTAAAAGGTGAATGGCGCGGTGGAACTGTCGGCCTTCAAAGCATCCGCGAGCAGCAACAAGaacgtcttcttcttctctctctaGCTCGAACTCCAAGGATTGAATATTTTCCTGAAGGCGGTGAGATTGATAGTACAAAACGTGGTTGGACAAAACCGGAATGAATACCTGTGTGAGCGGTTGAGTGGGTATGGGTGAATACCCTTCTAACGAAACTTGAGGAGATTGAGACCTTGCTGGCGTTGACGTTGAAAATGTAGCAGTACCACGTTGAGGAACAATTGGCCTCCTCTTTTCTGGTGCGATAGACAGTAAGAGTTCCGAGAGCCTAACATCATGGATTCTTGAGGCCACACCTAGAAGTACTCAGTGTTCAGAGAGCGTACCATTTGGCAGCAACCACCAGGCCTCGCTCCAGGCATTCTTTAGATGTGTTTCGAA from Psilocybe cubensis strain MGC-MH-2018 chromosome 2, whole genome shotgun sequence encodes the following:
- a CDS encoding Anaphase-promoting complex subunit 8, with the protein product MFQIKTLNDLHNPSENEIQLCDRLLTPDFFPNSVWVMGLRAYFTQAVVQFEKILAIDPHRIDDIDIYSNILYVTGNNLKLSKLAHEFLALDKDRPEVCCLIGNHYSLRIEHEKAVKYFRRATQLDRTYLSAWTLMGHEYVEMKNSHAAIEAYRRAVDVNRKDYRAWYGLGQAYELLSMHHYALHYYQRATALRPYDVRLWQAQGMCYEEIGRLREAVECYKRALIPADPHEITINLKLAKIHRTLEEHSEAVAYHRRVVEVCQADSRPVQDFSKSILEVAEYEMQIPNDDGDLILAKDYLEVVATSNAEDVVRATDLLKRVKAMIEKKKKLG